Part of the Micromonospora tarapacensis genome is shown below.
CAGGCTGACCTCCGCGTTCGGGCCACCCGCCACCGGGTACGCGACAGCGACCGGCGCGCTGGCCGGCTGCGCCGGATCGTGCAGGTGCCAGCGGGGCAGCCGGGACTCGTCGACCCGGGCGGCCAGCACCGACCGCCCGTCGGGCGCCCACCAGTACCCGCGGTGCCGCCCGAACTCCTCGGCCGCGATGTGCTCGGCCAGCCCCCAGACCACCCCGGAGTCCTCACCGGCCAGGATCGTGTCGCTGCCGTCGGCGTCGACCACCCGAAGTTCGCCCCGGCGCACTCCCTCGGCGGCGTCGGTCACGTAGGCCAGCCGCTGGCCGCCCGGATCCGGCCGGGGGTCGAGCACCGGACCGACGGCGGGCACCTCGATCACGTCGCGGTGCACCAGGTCGGCCCGGAAGATCCGGCCGGCCAGCGCGAACACCGCCACCCGCCCGGCGCCGTCGAGGGCGTACGCGCCGATGCCCGAGGCGCTCAGCCGCAGCCGCTCCCGCCGGGCCCGCTCCCCGGGGCTGAGCGCCGCGAGGTCGGCGTCCGCGCCGAGCAGGGCGGCCGGGTCGGCGACCAGCCGCTCCTCGCCGGTCGCGACGTCCAGCTGCCAGAGCGCGTCGGCCGGGTCCTGCGGTCCCGCCGAGCGCAGGAAGACCACCCGGGCGCCGTCGTCGGCCACGGAGACGGCGCGCGGCGCCCCGTGGCCGAACCGGCGGGTGCGGGCGGCCAGCTCGGGATAGTCCACAGGCCAGATCGTAGGCCGGTGCCGAGCGGGATGTGAGCGACCTGAGCGGACGCGTCCACCCGGATCCGGCAGAACCGCCGGATAGAGTGACCGTCGTGACGACGCTGCCTGACCGCCGCCTGCTGCTGGTCCACGCGCACCCCGACGACGAGTCCATCGGCACCGGCTCGACCATGGCCCACTACGCGGCCAGCGGTGCCCACGTCACGCTGGTCACCTGCACGCTGGGCGAGGAGGGCGAGATCCACGTGCCGGAGTTGGCCGGTCTCGCCGCCACGGAGGCGGACCAGCTCGGCGGGTACCGGATCACCGAGCTGGCCGCGGCGTGCGCCGAACTCGGCGTCACCGACCACCGCTTCCTCGGCGGCGCCGGGCGCTACCGCGACTCGGGCATGATGGGCCTGCCCACCAACGAGCACCCCCGCGCGTTCTGGCGGGCGGATCTCGACGAGGCCGCCGGGCAACTGCTGGAGATCATCCGGGAGATACGGCCACAGGTGCTGGTCACGTACGACGACAACGGCTTCTACGGCCACCCCGACCACATCCAGGCACACCGGGTGGCGATGCGGGCCGTCGAACTGGCCGCCGCGGAGGGGCTCGCCCCGGCGAAGGTCTATTGGACGGCCATGCCGCAGAGCGTGCTGGAAGCGGGCATGACGCACTTCGCGGAGGCGTCGGACAATCCCTTCGCCGGCATCGCCGACGCCACCGAGCTGCCCTTCTGCACGCCGGACAAGGAGATCGCGGCGCGCGTCGACGCCACCGAGCAGCACGCCGCGAAGGAGGCGGCGATGCGCTCCCACGCTACCCAGATCCCGGCCACCTCCTGGCTCTACTCGATCGCCGGCAACTTCGGTGCCGAGTTCATGGGGGTGGAGTACTTCACCCTCGCGCTGGGGGAGAAGGGGCCGGGCAGGGGCCCGTACGGTTGGGAGCCGGACCTGTTCGCCGGGCTGGACGTCGCCGGTGGCCCCGAGCCCGCACCGGCCCCGTCGGCCGGCCGCCGGTGAACCTGCCCACCGCGATGTCGATCGCCCCGCAGGAGCAGGAGCAGCAGCCACCCCGGCCCGGCCGGCTGCGGCGGCCCCTGGACATCGGTCTGCGGGTGACCGGCGGGGCGCTCGCCGTCGTCGCCGCCGCGGTGAGTGCGGTGCTGGAACTGCTGCTCGCCCCGCTGCGGGTCGGCGGTTACCTGGTCGGGGTGGCGGTGCTCGTCGCCGTGGCCGTGAACGTCGTGTTGAGTTCGTTCGCCGTCGAGGCGGTCGGCCGCCGCTGGGCGGTGGCGCTGCCGGCGTTGCCCTGGGTGGCGATCATGGTGGCCGCCGCGGACCGGACCACCGAGGGCGACGTGCTGCTCGTCGGCGACTGGGTCGGGCTCACCCTGGTGGTCGCCGGCGCGATGACCTTCGCGGTGATGGCGTTCCGGTCGATCCTCGCACCGGCACCGGCTCGCGGCCGGTACTGACGGCACTCAGCAACGGGTGGTAGATATTCCTGCCAGGAGACCCGCCATCGGGGCGGGCGGTACGGCGGGAGGCGTGTGATGGGACAGCGGTGGCGTGCGGTCGGGGTGCTCGCGGTCGCACTGTTCGCGGTCAACGTGGCCGCCCGGCTGGTCATCCGGTTCGGTTTCGACGGTGACGACATCGTCGCCGACCGGGTGTCGCTCGGGATGTTCGTGGTGATCGGTCTGATCCTGGCCGGCGTCGCGTTCGTGTGGGGCGGGCGGTGGCCACTGGCACAGTGGGCCGGTGACGTGGCCATCGCGATCGGTGTCGCGCTCGGGCTGACCGTGCTGGTCGGGCCGCTGCTGGTCGGCAACAACCCGTTCGCCGGCGGCGGCAGTACGTTCTTCGCGCAGATCGGGCTCTACCTGGTGGCGACCACCGCGGGGACGCTCCTGGGTTACCTGCTGCTGACCACGCTGGGTCGCGATCACCGTTCGCAGCGTCTCCAGCGGTACGCCGAGACCACCGCGGCCAAGCCCCGCCGCGTGGTTCGCCGCTGACCCGCCGGGCCGGTCAGCCCGGGGCGACCCGGGTCCGGTAGGTGTGATGGGTGGTGAAGCCGAGCTTGCGGTAGAGCGTGACGGCAGGCACGTTGCGCTGCTCCACCTGGAGGAAGGCGTCGGTTGCTCCCGTCGCGCCGGCCCACCGGGCGAGCGCGCCGACCAGTCCGGCAGCCAGGCCACGGCGGCGGGCGGCGGGCAGCACCTCGATCAGGCACAGCCCCAGCCAGCGCCCCTGCCCGGTGACCGTGCCCCGGCCGATCGCCACCAGTGCGCCGGCGTCGTACGCGTGGGCGAAGCGGACCTGGTCGACGCCGGTGAGCACCTGCCGGGCGGCGGCCGGCAGGCCACCCTTGCGGCCGGCGGCCACCGTGAGCCAGTCGTTGGTCGGGGTGGCCGCCAGTTCGACCACGACACCGGCCGGGCCGCCCGTGCCGGCCGCGTCGATCAGCGGGCCGGTCGGCGACGCCGGCGTGAGGGCGGCGAGCGGGGCCGTCTGCACCAGCACCGGCGGGCGACTGTGCCAACCCCTCAGGTCGAGTTCGGCGCCGACCGGTGCGGCCAGCGGCAGCGGCGTGTTGACCAGCGCCCGCTGGCCCCGCTCGGCGTACCAGCGTTCGATCTCGTCCAGCGCCGCCGGCAACGGCCGGTCCGGGTCACCCACCGGCAGGGCCGAGTTGGCCCGGCCGGTCCAGCCGTCGGCGGCGCGCAGCAGCCAGTCACCGAGCCGGTCACGGGTGGGCGCCGGCCAGGCCTCGTCGGCCGCGAGCTCCAACTCCACCACCGCGGCGGCGGTGGGCCGCCGGGCCGCCGGAACCCGCTTGGCCCGGTGCACCTCCGCGATCGGGACACGCAGCCGCCCGTGCCGCGTGGTCAATGTGAGATGGGTCTCGGTCAACTCGACCAGTTCGCCGAGGGCGTCGGAATAGACCGGGCGACCGGCGCGCATACCCGTGCGGCGCCGGACCACGATCCGGTGTCCCACGTCCTGCTCTCGGAGCACGATCGACCTCCTCCCCGGCGAGATACTAGGCTCTTACCGTCGCGGGTGATCGCGGCGCGTCTTGCGGAGGAGAAGACCGGTGACCTACATCATCGCCGAGCCGTGCGTCGATGTGCTCGACAAGGCATGCATCGAGGAGTGCCCGGTCGACTGCATTTACGAGGGCAATCGGATGCTCTACATCCACCCCGACGAGTGCGTCGACTGTGGTGCCTGCGAGCCCGTCTGCCCGGTGGAGGCGATCTTCTACGAAGACGACGTGCCGGAACAGTGGAAGGACTACACCGGCGCCAACTACGAGTTCTTCGAGGACCTGGGCTCGCCCGGCGGCGCCTCGAAGATCGGCAAGGTGGAGAAGGACACCACCTTCGTGGCCGCCCAGCCACCTCGCGGCGAGGGCCACTGAACCGGCCCGCCCCGGTCTCGTCGCGGCTGCCTGAGTTCACCTGGGACGCCCTGGAGGCCGCGGCCGCGCTGGCCGTGACGCATCCGGACGGCCCGATCAACCTCTCCATGGGCACGCCGGTCGACCCGGTGCCGGAGGTGATCCGGCGGGCGCTGGCCGATGCGGCCGACGCGCCGGGCTACCCGTTGACGGCCGGCACCCCGGCGCTGCGGGACGCGATCGCCGCCTGGGTGGCCCGGGCGTGCGGCGCCGGGGCCGACGGGCTCGGGGTGCTCCCGACGATCGGCTCCAAGGAGCTGGTCGCCTGGTTGCCCACCCTGCTCGGGGTGGGGCCCGGGGATGTCGTCGTGGTGCCGCCGATCGCCTACCCGACCTATGAGGACGGGGCCCGCCTGGCCGGGGCCACGACCGTACGCGCCGACTCGCTGACCACCGTCGGCCCGACCTCCCGGGTACGCCTCGTCTGGATCAACTCGCCGGGCAACCCGACCGGGCGGGTGCTGCCCGCCGCCCACCTGCGCAAGGTGGTGGACTGGGCGCGGGAGCGCGGCGCGGTGGTCGCGAGCGACGAGTGCTACCTCCCGCTCGGCTGGGACGCCGCACCGGTGTCGGTGCTCTCGCCCGAGGTCTGCGGCGGCTCGTACGACTCGGTGCTGGCCGTGCACTCGCTGTCCAAGCGCTCCAACCTGGCCGGCTACCGGGCCGGCTTCGTGGCCGGTGACCCGGCGCTGGTGGCCGAGCTGCTCAAGATCCGGAAGCATGCGGGGATGATCGTTCCCGCGCCGGTGCAGGCGGCCATGATCGCCGCCCTGCGTGACGAGCGGCACGCCGACGAGCAGCGGGAGCGGTACCGCGCGCGGCGCGAGACGCTGCGGGCGGCGTTCACCGGTGCCGGCTTCGCCGTGGAGCACTCCGAGGCGGGGCTCTATCTCTGGCTGACCCGGGGCGAGGACTGCTGGGACACGGTGGACTGGCTGGCCCGCCGGGGGATCCTGGTCGCCGCCGGTGTCTTCTACGGCCCCGGCGCCCGGCAGTACGTCCGGGCGGCGTTGACGGAGTCCGACGAGCGGATC
Proteins encoded:
- the mshB gene encoding N-acetyl-1-D-myo-inositol-2-amino-2-deoxy-alpha-D-glucopyranoside deacetylase produces the protein MTVVTTLPDRRLLLVHAHPDDESIGTGSTMAHYAASGAHVTLVTCTLGEEGEIHVPELAGLAATEADQLGGYRITELAAACAELGVTDHRFLGGAGRYRDSGMMGLPTNEHPRAFWRADLDEAAGQLLEIIREIRPQVLVTYDDNGFYGHPDHIQAHRVAMRAVELAAAEGLAPAKVYWTAMPQSVLEAGMTHFAEASDNPFAGIADATELPFCTPDKEIAARVDATEQHAAKEAAMRSHATQIPATSWLYSIAGNFGAEFMGVEYFTLALGEKGPGRGPYGWEPDLFAGLDVAGGPEPAPAPSAGRR
- a CDS encoding GNAT family N-acetyltransferase — encoded protein: MLREQDVGHRIVVRRRTGMRAGRPVYSDALGELVELTETHLTLTTRHGRLRVPIAEVHRAKRVPAARRPTAAAVVELELAADEAWPAPTRDRLGDWLLRAADGWTGRANSALPVGDPDRPLPAALDEIERWYAERGQRALVNTPLPLAAPVGAELDLRGWHSRPPVLVQTAPLAALTPASPTGPLIDAAGTGGPAGVVVELAATPTNDWLTVAAGRKGGLPAAARQVLTGVDQVRFAHAYDAGALVAIGRGTVTGQGRWLGLCLIEVLPAARRRGLAAGLVGALARWAGATGATDAFLQVEQRNVPAVTLYRKLGFTTHHTYRTRVAPG
- the fdxA gene encoding ferredoxin; translation: MTYIIAEPCVDVLDKACIEECPVDCIYEGNRMLYIHPDECVDCGACEPVCPVEAIFYEDDVPEQWKDYTGANYEFFEDLGSPGGASKIGKVEKDTTFVAAQPPRGEGH
- the dapC gene encoding succinyldiaminopimelate transaminase, giving the protein MNRPAPVSSRLPEFTWDALEAAAALAVTHPDGPINLSMGTPVDPVPEVIRRALADAADAPGYPLTAGTPALRDAIAAWVARACGAGADGLGVLPTIGSKELVAWLPTLLGVGPGDVVVVPPIAYPTYEDGARLAGATTVRADSLTTVGPTSRVRLVWINSPGNPTGRVLPAAHLRKVVDWARERGAVVASDECYLPLGWDAAPVSVLSPEVCGGSYDSVLAVHSLSKRSNLAGYRAGFVAGDPALVAELLKIRKHAGMIVPAPVQAAMIAALRDERHADEQRERYRARRETLRAAFTGAGFAVEHSEAGLYLWLTRGEDCWDTVDWLARRGILVAAGVFYGPGARQYVRAALTESDERIAAVAARLAQP